The genomic interval GACCCCTCCGGTGGCGCCTTCGGCGATTCCCGCGGCCACCAAGACCTTCGTCAACAACGGCTTTGCCGATGTCTCCGCGCCGCGCGCGCTGGCGCGCGAGGAGCTGCCGCGCATCGTGGACGACTTCCGCCAGGCCGCGGTCAACGCCATCGCCGCCGGCTTCGACGGCGTGGAGCTGCACGGCGCCAACGGCTACCTGCTGGAGCAGTTCATCAAGGACGGCGCGAACCAGCGCAGCGACGCCTATGGCGGTTCCATCGAGAACCGCGCGCGGCTGCTGCTCGACGTCGCCGCGGCGGTGGCGCAGGCGATCGGCGCCGAACGCACCGGCGTGCGCATCTCGCCGGTGTCGCCGGCCAACGGCATCTCCTGCAGCGATCCGCAGCCGCAATACGACTACATCGCCGAGCGGCTCAGCGCGCTGGGCGTCGTCTACCTGCATGTCGTGGAGGGCGCCACCGGCGGGCCGCGCGACGTGGCGCCGTTCGACTACGCGGCGCTGCGCCGCCGCTTCAAGCAGACCTATCTCGCCAACAACGGCTACGACCAGGCGCTGGCCAGTGCCAGTCTCGTCGCCGGCCGCGCGGACCTGTTCGCCTTCGGCCGCGCGTTCATCGGCAATCCCGATCTGGTCGATCGGCTCAAGGCCGGCGCGCCGCTGGCCGCGCTCGATCCGGCCACGCTCTACGGCGGCGGCGCCAAGGGCTATACCGATTACCCGACGCTGGCCGAGAGCGCCAGCGGCTGACACTGCCCCGCATCACCGGCCGCGTCCTGGCGGCCGCACCTTCCCTTTGATCCGAAGAGACCACTCGCATGAGCAGCAACTCCACCGTCCTCATCACCGGCGCCTCCAGCGGCATCGGCGCCATCTACGCGCAACGCTTCGCCCAGCGCGGCCATGACCTGGTCCTGGTCGCGCGCGACAAATCCCGCCTGGATGCGCTCGCCGCGCGCCTGCGCGAGGAACACAAGGTCGCAGTCGACGTGCTGCAGGCCGACCTGACC from Xanthomonas sp. DAR 34887 carries:
- a CDS encoding alkene reductase, giving the protein MSDSALFTPYPLGPLTLANRIVMAPLTRNRAGKGLVPGELAATYYAQRASAGLLITEATQISADAQGYQDTPGIYTPAQITGWRAVAEAVHARGGRIFMQLWHVGRVSHVDLRPGGTPPVAPSAIPAATKTFVNNGFADVSAPRALAREELPRIVDDFRQAAVNAIAAGFDGVELHGANGYLLEQFIKDGANQRSDAYGGSIENRARLLLDVAAAVAQAIGAERTGVRISPVSPANGISCSDPQPQYDYIAERLSALGVVYLHVVEGATGGPRDVAPFDYAALRRRFKQTYLANNGYDQALASASLVAGRADLFAFGRAFIGNPDLVDRLKAGAPLAALDPATLYGGGAKGYTDYPTLAESASG